In Pseudodesulfovibrio hydrargyri, a single window of DNA contains:
- a CDS encoding basic amino acid ABC transporter substrate-binding protein — translation MKFNKMRMLLALVALVSLCAFSTLAQAATTLDKIKDAGVITVGNSPDYPPFEAIGDSGERVGFDVDLLNAIAAKMGVKVKWVTMDFAAIVTATQSGQVDMGMSGFSISPERAEQVSFSAPYIASGQVIVVRNDSDIQSAADLKGKKIAVQLGTTGEQEADKIEGAEVVKPESYNIAFMMLNNKVADAVIADISVADEFVKQGKFKRAGEPLSYEEFAMITRKGNDGLLQALNKALEEVKADGAYAAIVKKWNL, via the coding sequence ATGAAGTTCAACAAAATGCGCATGCTGCTCGCGCTCGTCGCGCTCGTTTCCCTGTGCGCCTTTTCCACCTTGGCCCAGGCCGCAACCACCCTGGACAAGATCAAGGACGCGGGCGTCATCACCGTGGGCAACTCCCCGGACTATCCCCCGTTCGAAGCCATCGGCGACAGCGGTGAGCGCGTCGGCTTCGACGTGGACCTCCTGAACGCCATCGCCGCCAAGATGGGCGTCAAGGTCAAGTGGGTGACCATGGACTTCGCGGCCATCGTCACCGCCACTCAGAGCGGCCAGGTGGACATGGGCATGTCCGGCTTCTCCATTTCTCCCGAGCGCGCCGAACAGGTCAGCTTCTCCGCCCCCTACATCGCCAGCGGCCAGGTCATCGTGGTCCGCAACGACTCGGACATCCAGTCCGCCGCCGACCTCAAGGGCAAAAAGATCGCGGTCCAGCTGGGCACCACCGGCGAGCAGGAGGCCGACAAGATCGAGGGCGCGGAAGTGGTCAAGCCCGAGAGCTACAACATCGCCTTCATGATGCTCAACAACAAGGTCGCGGACGCGGTCATCGCCGACATCTCCGTGGCCGACGAGTTCGTCAAGCAGGGCAAGTTCAAGCGTGCGGGCGAGCCTCTGTCCTACGAGGAATTCGCCATGATTACCCGCAAGGGCAACGACGGCCTGCTGCAGGCCCTGAACAAGGCGCTGGAAGAAGTGAAGGCGGACGGAGCCTACGCCGCCATCGTCAAGAAGTGGAATCTCTAG
- a CDS encoding amidohydrolase family protein translates to MRIDIHTHAFHNKIAAKAVDHLVDHYGITPVGTGRADDLIARLDRAGLDKAVVLAAATSPHQVVPANNWAIELQKTAPRLIPFGTLHPGYDHNAEELERLAENGIRGLKFHPDFQGFRMDDPAFYDLMELVDERFICMFHVGDDLPPDLNPSCPRKMAALRRAFPKPVMIAAHMGGLKQWEYAMEHLAGLDVYVDCSSVMDFVDDDLLKRLVKAFTPDRILFGSDYPLYDAGDEIKRITKRLNLSEERLDAFLNRADNLFS, encoded by the coding sequence ATGCGAATAGACATACACACCCACGCCTTCCACAATAAGATCGCCGCCAAGGCGGTGGACCATCTGGTGGACCACTACGGCATCACCCCGGTGGGAACGGGCAGAGCCGACGACCTCATCGCGCGCCTGGACCGGGCGGGCCTGGACAAGGCCGTGGTGCTCGCCGCCGCCACCTCCCCCCATCAGGTCGTCCCGGCCAACAACTGGGCCATCGAACTACAGAAGACCGCGCCCCGGCTGATCCCCTTCGGCACCCTGCATCCCGGCTACGACCATAACGCCGAGGAACTGGAACGGCTGGCTGAGAACGGCATCCGCGGGCTGAAATTCCATCCCGACTTCCAGGGCTTCCGCATGGACGATCCCGCGTTCTACGATCTCATGGAGCTGGTGGACGAACGGTTCATCTGCATGTTCCACGTGGGCGACGACCTGCCGCCCGACCTGAATCCGTCCTGCCCCAGGAAGATGGCCGCCCTGCGCCGGGCCTTCCCCAAACCGGTCATGATCGCGGCCCACATGGGCGGACTCAAGCAGTGGGAATACGCCATGGAGCACCTGGCGGGGCTGGACGTGTACGTGGACTGCTCCAGCGTCATGGACTTCGTGGACGACGACCTGCTGAAACGGCTGGTCAAGGCATTCACCCCGGACCGCATCCTGTTCGGCAGCGACTATCCCCTGTACGACGCCGGGGACGAGATCAAGCGCATCACCAAACGGTTGAACCTGTCCGAGGAGCGTCTGGACGCCTTTTTGAACCGCGCGGACAACCTTTTCAGCTAG
- a CDS encoding acyl-CoA thioesterase encodes MAPRAPFPERDGWYTHYVSYGETDAMAVVYHAEYLHLFERSRSAFMRETGISYRVAEERGVMLPVREANCRYRTPIRYDERIHVRCGISKWGRASVEFVYEIWNDDKTVLHATGMTGHACVDLTGKPVAIPGWLKELFQ; translated from the coding sequence ATGGCACCCAGGGCGCCCTTTCCCGAACGCGACGGCTGGTACACGCACTACGTGTCCTACGGTGAGACCGACGCCATGGCCGTGGTCTACCACGCCGAGTACCTGCACCTTTTCGAGCGCTCGCGCAGCGCGTTCATGCGCGAGACCGGCATCAGCTACCGGGTGGCCGAGGAGCGCGGAGTCATGCTCCCGGTGCGCGAGGCCAACTGCCGTTACCGCACCCCCATCCGCTACGACGAACGCATCCACGTGCGCTGCGGCATCTCCAAGTGGGGCCGCGCCTCGGTGGAGTTCGTCTACGAGATCTGGAACGACGACAAGACCGTGCTCCACGCCACGGGCATGACCGGCCACGCCTGCGTCGACCTCACCGGAAAGCCGGTGGCCATTCCGGGATGGCTGAAGGAGCTGTTTCAATAA
- a CDS encoding ABC transporter permease — translation MWDFLIPLFAATVQSGTPILYATLGEMMTEKGGVLNLGVEGIMAVSALAAFWASFVTGSPWLGFLAGGFAGMVMASLHAFVCVSCLGNQVVSGLALTILGGGLTHFLGVPYVGLAAPGFDPFNFPLLSQIPFLGDIFFKHDMLVYVSFVIPVLFWFFFRRTSLGLHVAATGEMPAAAAAAGLKPIRLRYLAVIAGGFLVGLGGAYLSLAYTHLWTNGLSGGRGWIAVALVIFAFWRPGRAVVGAYLFGGVMAFQLRLQAAGTHLPSSLLLMLPYLLTILVLILSAWRGRRIDAPAALGTNIEPEG, via the coding sequence ATGTGGGATTTCCTCATACCGCTGTTCGCGGCCACGGTGCAGTCCGGCACCCCCATCCTGTACGCCACCCTGGGCGAGATGATGACCGAGAAGGGCGGAGTGCTCAATCTCGGCGTGGAAGGCATAATGGCCGTGTCCGCCCTGGCCGCCTTCTGGGCCAGCTTCGTGACCGGCTCGCCGTGGCTCGGGTTTCTGGCGGGCGGCTTCGCCGGAATGGTCATGGCCTCCCTGCACGCGTTCGTCTGCGTCTCCTGCCTGGGCAACCAGGTGGTCTCCGGCCTGGCCCTGACCATCCTGGGCGGCGGACTGACCCATTTTCTCGGCGTGCCGTACGTCGGCCTGGCCGCGCCCGGTTTCGATCCGTTCAATTTCCCGCTGCTCTCGCAAATTCCGTTCCTGGGCGACATCTTCTTCAAGCACGACATGCTGGTCTACGTCTCCTTCGTGATCCCGGTCCTGTTCTGGTTTTTCTTCAGGCGGACCAGCCTCGGCCTGCACGTGGCCGCCACGGGCGAGATGCCCGCCGCAGCCGCGGCGGCGGGGCTCAAGCCCATCCGGCTGCGCTACCTCGCGGTCATCGCGGGCGGGTTCCTGGTCGGGCTCGGCGGGGCGTACCTGTCGCTCGCCTACACCCACCTGTGGACCAACGGGTTGTCCGGCGGACGCGGCTGGATCGCGGTGGCCCTGGTCATCTTCGCCTTCTGGCGTCCGGGCCGGGCCGTGGTCGGCGCGTACCTCTTCGGCGGTGTCATGGCCTTCCAGCTGCGGCTCCAGGCAGCGGGCACGCACCTGCCGTCCTCTCTGCTGCTCATGCTTCCGTATCTGCTGACCATTCTGGTCCTGATCCTGTCCGCCTGGCGGGGCCGCCGCATCGACGCGCCCGCCGCGCTCGGCACCAACATCGAGCCGGAGGGGTAG
- a CDS encoding amino acid ABC transporter permease, with protein MDFSLLFKHQDMLLNGAWITLQVTFGALALGLVLGILAGTGRISRRVQIRVLADAYIQVIRGTPMLLQIFFFYLGFPQLYMLATGDGFTPDPLITGIVALGINSGAYNAEIIRAGIQSINKGQMEAARGTGLSHTQAMFHVILPQALKRMIPPLGNELIVLLKDSSLISTIGVAELMFTAKVLGARYYTYVPFLLGVGCIYLVLTFGFSRLFNVLERKLSAGSGAREDKGAVPDLG; from the coding sequence ATGGATTTTTCCCTTCTTTTCAAACACCAGGACATGCTTCTGAACGGAGCCTGGATCACCCTGCAGGTGACTTTCGGGGCCCTGGCCCTGGGGCTTGTCCTCGGCATTCTGGCCGGGACCGGGCGGATCAGCCGCCGCGTCCAGATACGGGTGCTCGCCGATGCCTACATCCAGGTCATCCGTGGCACCCCCATGCTGCTCCAGATATTCTTCTTCTACCTCGGCTTTCCGCAGCTCTACATGCTGGCTACCGGCGACGGGTTCACCCCGGACCCTTTGATCACCGGCATCGTGGCGCTGGGCATCAACAGCGGGGCGTACAACGCCGAGATCATCCGCGCGGGTATCCAGTCCATCAACAAGGGGCAGATGGAAGCCGCGCGCGGCACCGGGCTGTCCCACACCCAGGCCATGTTCCACGTCATCCTGCCCCAGGCCCTGAAGCGGATGATTCCGCCGCTGGGCAACGAGCTCATCGTCCTGCTCAAGGACTCGTCGCTCATCTCGACCATCGGCGTGGCCGAACTGATGTTCACCGCCAAGGTGCTGGGCGCGCGATACTACACCTACGTGCCGTTTTTGCTGGGCGTGGGCTGCATCTACCTGGTGCTGACCTTCGGCTTTTCCCGTCTGTTCAACGTCCTGGAGCGCAAGCTGTCCGCGGGCAGCGGGGCCCGTGAGGATAAAGGGGCCGTCCCTGATCTGGGATGA
- a CDS encoding BMP family ABC transporter substrate-binding protein → MKKLLKLIGLPAALLLALSLFACGEAPQEEKKAEEPAKTEEAQAPAPAGEAKVVKTGFIYVSPVGDAGYSYAHDLGRQAVDALPYATTKYAESVPEGADSERVLRNMAREGMDVIFATSFGYMDPVMKVAKEFPDTKFMHCSGFKKGPNVSNYFGRIYQARYLTGLIAGSMTKSNKLGYVAAFPIPEVIRGINAFTLGAREVNPDVKVHVVWTKTWYDPALEKDAAKSLLDAGCDVITQHQDSPAAQEAAQEAGAYAIGYNSDMASFAPKANLTSAIWNWGPMYVKTVEEVRDGTWKGDQSMWWSMQDGVVDIAPMGSMVPDDVKSMVNAKKAELMAGKDTVFMGPVKNQAGEVAIAEGTTPDDGALLGMDWFVEGVVGTTN, encoded by the coding sequence ATGAAGAAACTGCTCAAACTGATTGGTCTGCCCGCGGCCTTGCTGCTGGCGCTGTCCCTTTTCGCCTGCGGTGAAGCCCCGCAGGAGGAGAAAAAGGCCGAGGAACCGGCCAAGACCGAAGAGGCCCAGGCCCCCGCGCCCGCGGGAGAGGCCAAGGTCGTCAAGACCGGGTTCATCTACGTCTCCCCGGTGGGCGACGCCGGTTACTCCTACGCCCATGACCTCGGCCGCCAGGCTGTGGACGCCCTGCCTTACGCCACCACCAAGTACGCCGAGTCGGTGCCCGAGGGCGCGGACTCAGAGCGCGTGCTGCGGAACATGGCCCGCGAGGGAATGGACGTCATCTTCGCCACCAGCTTCGGCTACATGGACCCGGTCATGAAGGTCGCCAAGGAATTTCCTGACACCAAGTTCATGCACTGCTCCGGCTTCAAGAAGGGACCCAACGTCAGCAATTATTTCGGCCGCATCTACCAGGCCCGTTACCTGACCGGCCTGATCGCCGGCTCCATGACCAAGAGCAACAAGCTCGGCTACGTGGCCGCCTTCCCCATCCCCGAGGTTATTCGCGGCATCAACGCCTTCACCCTCGGCGCGCGCGAAGTGAACCCGGACGTCAAGGTCCACGTGGTCTGGACCAAGACCTGGTATGACCCGGCGCTGGAAAAGGACGCCGCCAAGTCCCTGCTGGACGCCGGTTGCGACGTCATCACCCAGCATCAGGATTCTCCGGCGGCCCAGGAGGCGGCCCAGGAGGCCGGGGCCTACGCCATCGGCTACAATTCCGACATGGCCTCCTTCGCGCCCAAGGCCAACCTGACCTCGGCCATCTGGAATTGGGGCCCCATGTATGTGAAGACCGTCGAGGAAGTTCGCGACGGCACATGGAAGGGCGACCAATCCATGTGGTGGTCCATGCAGGACGGCGTGGTCGACATTGCGCCCATGGGCTCCATGGTCCCGGACGACGTCAAGTCCATGGTCAACGCCAAGAAGGCCGAGCTCATGGCCGGCAAGGACACCGTGTTCATGGGGCCGGTCAAGAACCAGGCCGGAGAAGTGGCCATTGCCGAGGGCACCACCCCGGACGACGGCGCGCTGCTCGGCATGGATTGGTTCGTGGAAGGCGTGGTCGGCACCACCAACTAG
- the gpt gene encoding xanthine phosphoribosyltransferase, protein MVDKSRYQKMFPVSWEQLHRDCRALSWRLVESGPWKGILAITRGGLVPAAIIARELDIHLIDTICLSSYNWKDQGEANILKGVDCEGEGWLLIDDLVDTGKTAKIARDMVPKAHFATVYAKPAGRPTVDTFITEVSQDTWILFPWDAGSQFVEPIAQVSD, encoded by the coding sequence ATGGTTGACAAGAGCCGATATCAGAAGATGTTTCCGGTTTCCTGGGAACAGTTGCACCGTGACTGCCGAGCCCTGTCCTGGCGGCTGGTGGAGAGCGGCCCGTGGAAGGGCATTCTGGCCATCACCCGGGGCGGACTGGTGCCCGCCGCGATCATTGCCCGAGAACTGGACATCCATCTCATCGACACCATCTGCCTGTCCTCCTACAATTGGAAGGACCAGGGCGAGGCCAACATCCTCAAGGGCGTGGACTGCGAGGGCGAGGGCTGGCTGCTCATCGACGACCTCGTGGACACGGGCAAGACAGCCAAGATCGCCCGCGACATGGTCCCCAAGGCGCACTTCGCCACGGTCTACGCCAAGCCGGCGGGTCGGCCCACGGTCGACACCTTCATCACCGAGGTCAGCCAGGACACCTGGATACTCTTCCCCTGGGACGCCGGTTCCCAGTTCGTGGAACCTATCGCCCAGGTCTCCGACTAG
- a CDS encoding YgdI/YgdR family lipoprotein — MSALSRLLAACILVIGLAACMTTSYKITTTSGQIYIAQDHPVYDVSTDTYAFTDENGQQVTLGKQEIRLIKEQ, encoded by the coding sequence ATGTCCGCATTGTCGAGACTGCTCGCCGCCTGCATCCTGGTTATCGGCCTGGCGGCCTGCATGACCACCAGCTACAAGATCACCACCACGAGCGGGCAGATTTACATCGCCCAGGACCACCCCGTCTACGACGTGAGCACGGACACCTACGCCTTCACCGACGAAAATGGGCAGCAGGTGACCCTTGGCAAACAGGAAATCAGGCTCATCAAGGAGCAGTAA
- a CDS encoding cofactor-independent phosphoglycerate mutase → MKLLYLIADGMGGWPMDELGGKTTMEAAVTPNMDELAATGAVGLAQTVPEGMAPGSDVANMALLGFDPAVYHTGRGPIEAAAQGLELGPDDLVWRLNLVTVSKLTIDGIMRDYSSGHIASEISRPLVEKLQEKLGNETYTFYPGIQYRHLLVQKDGALTDDAGLFINPPHDITDKPVKFDLRAFSRSPDLWDLLFEAHELLADRSVNRSAANSIWPWGQGRPLNLPDFKETFGLDGAVISAVDLIKGLGFASNMAVVDVPGATGLLDTNYEGKVEAAINFLKDHDFVFVHLEGPDECGHGGSAKDKVEAISRFDARIVAPLREALKDEETAWIVTCDHFTPIAEKTHTTDPVPFILNGPGCAPSGVDGFSEKNAASGLKLDKGYELLSHALKTFGMK, encoded by the coding sequence ATGAAACTCCTCTATCTCATAGCGGACGGCATGGGCGGCTGGCCCATGGACGAACTGGGCGGCAAGACCACCATGGAGGCCGCCGTCACGCCGAACATGGACGAACTGGCCGCCACCGGCGCGGTCGGCCTGGCCCAAACCGTGCCCGAGGGCATGGCCCCGGGCTCGGACGTGGCCAACATGGCCCTGCTCGGCTTCGATCCGGCCGTCTACCACACCGGACGCGGCCCCATCGAGGCTGCCGCCCAGGGACTTGAACTCGGCCCGGACGACCTGGTCTGGCGGCTCAACCTGGTCACAGTCTCCAAGCTGACCATCGACGGGATCATGCGCGACTACTCGTCGGGTCACATCGCTTCGGAGATTTCCCGTCCCCTGGTGGAGAAACTCCAGGAAAAGCTCGGTAACGAGACCTATACCTTTTATCCGGGCATCCAGTACCGCCACTTGCTGGTCCAGAAGGACGGGGCGCTGACCGACGACGCGGGGCTGTTCATCAACCCGCCCCACGACATCACGGACAAGCCGGTCAAGTTCGACCTGCGCGCCTTTTCGCGCAGCCCGGACCTGTGGGACCTGCTCTTCGAGGCACACGAGCTGCTGGCCGACCGGAGCGTGAACCGCTCGGCGGCCAACTCCATCTGGCCGTGGGGCCAGGGCCGTCCCCTGAACCTCCCGGACTTCAAGGAGACCTTCGGGCTCGACGGCGCGGTCATCTCGGCCGTGGACCTGATCAAGGGGCTCGGCTTCGCCTCCAACATGGCGGTCGTGGACGTGCCCGGCGCCACCGGCCTGCTCGACACCAACTACGAGGGCAAGGTGGAGGCGGCGATCAATTTCCTCAAGGACCACGACTTCGTCTTCGTGCACCTGGAAGGCCCGGACGAGTGCGGCCACGGCGGCAGCGCCAAGGACAAGGTAGAAGCCATCTCCCGGTTCGACGCGCGCATCGTCGCCCCACTGCGCGAGGCCCTCAAGGACGAGGAGACCGCCTGGATCGTGACCTGCGACCACTTCACGCCCATTGCGGAAAAGACCCACACCACCGACCCGGTGCCCTTCATCCTCAACGGGCCGGGCTGCGCCCCCTCGGGTGTGGACGGCTTCAGTGAGAAAAACGCCGCCTCGGGCCTGAAACTGGACAAGGGATACGAACTGCTGTCCCACGCCCTCAAGACCTTCGGGATGAAGTGA
- a CDS encoding ABC transporter permease, with amino-acid sequence MLKIRKRDEPWKWGALVVFLGALLFSLVLSALLLKGQGKDALYGLTVLWQGSFGNVWSLEDVLLKAIPLFLCSLGVAVAFRMQIWNIGAEGQFALGAIGATWMALAFPGLPRFVLLPLMFVMAFILGGVWALIPAVLRLKLRVNEIISTLMLNYIAILLLDFLVFGVWKDPASYGFPMTPEFTEGAIIPGIAGSRVHWGIVFCVVVGIGLWAFMRFTRLGFELTASGEGARVARYAKIRYGMLVLLVMGLSGGFAGWAGCVETSAVLNRLQPSLMVGYGYTAIVVAWLARLEPLNIAFASFLLAALRVGVENMQLKLQIPAAFGTIMEGIILLTVLAGQFFLTYKLVRKPRQE; translated from the coding sequence GTGCTGAAGATCAGAAAAAGAGATGAACCCTGGAAGTGGGGCGCCCTGGTTGTTTTCCTGGGCGCCCTGCTCTTTTCCCTCGTGCTCAGCGCCCTGTTGCTCAAGGGCCAGGGCAAGGACGCCCTGTACGGCCTGACCGTGCTCTGGCAGGGGAGTTTCGGCAACGTCTGGTCGCTTGAGGACGTGCTCCTCAAGGCTATCCCGCTGTTCCTCTGTTCGCTGGGCGTGGCCGTGGCCTTCCGCATGCAGATATGGAACATCGGGGCCGAAGGTCAGTTCGCACTGGGGGCCATCGGGGCCACCTGGATGGCCCTGGCCTTCCCCGGACTGCCCCGATTCGTGCTCCTGCCGCTCATGTTCGTCATGGCCTTCATCCTGGGCGGCGTCTGGGCGCTGATCCCGGCCGTGCTCCGGCTGAAGCTGCGGGTCAACGAGATCATCTCGACCCTGATGCTCAACTACATCGCCATCCTGCTTCTGGATTTTCTGGTTTTCGGGGTATGGAAGGACCCGGCGAGCTACGGCTTCCCCATGACCCCCGAGTTTACCGAAGGGGCGATCATCCCGGGCATCGCGGGCAGCCGCGTGCACTGGGGCATCGTCTTCTGCGTGGTCGTGGGCATCGGGTTGTGGGCCTTCATGCGTTTCACCCGGCTCGGCTTCGAGCTGACGGCCAGCGGCGAGGGCGCGCGCGTGGCCCGGTACGCCAAGATCCGCTACGGCATGCTCGTCCTGCTGGTCATGGGACTGTCCGGCGGGTTCGCGGGCTGGGCCGGATGCGTGGAGACCTCGGCCGTGCTCAACCGTTTGCAGCCCTCCCTCATGGTCGGCTACGGCTACACCGCCATCGTGGTCGCCTGGCTGGCCCGGTTGGAGCCGCTGAACATCGCCTTCGCCTCCTTCCTGTTGGCCGCGCTCAGGGTCGGGGTGGAGAACATGCAGCTTAAACTGCAGATCCCGGCGGCCTTCGGGACGATCATGGAGGGCATCATCCTGCTCACCGTGCTGGCCGGGCAGTTCTTCCTGACCTACAAACTGGTCCGCAAGCCGAGGCAGGAGTAG
- a CDS encoding ABC transporter ATP-binding protein, whose product MFVRPVRTRPIPEGARPLVSLKGLTKRFGKVLANDAITLDVYPGRIKALLGENGAGKSTMMSMLAGRYKPDEGWIEVDGEPVRFTSSKDAIRAGIGMVYQHFMLVDSMTVAENVLLGQEGSFFVSPREMEHRVGELAERYGLNIAPDAHICDLSMGERQLVEILKLLYRESRILIFDEPTAVLTPEETRNLFEALWRMTEQGKAIIFISHKLEEVIALADEIAILRRGRIEGELDPASIESKADLASRMVGKEVLLEVDRQPAEIGDKVLEVKNLTGLGLTGVDLDVRRGEIVALVGVAGNGQKALVEAVTGLIRPPQDTVFIMGKPWRKFFAESTWNRSMCYIPEDRLGLATLPNQNLVDNLLLTTRKGFAKGPWLDKKKAAKHTTRLIEKFDIRPGRIHALAWQLSGGNLQKAVLARELYREPKLIVAEQPTQGLDVSATEEVWNRLLETRAMAGVLLVTGDLNEALQLADRVAVIYRGRILGVLDNTDKDIARKVGPLMAGIVD is encoded by the coding sequence ATGTTCGTCCGGCCGGTGCGCACCCGGCCCATCCCCGAGGGCGCGCGGCCCTTGGTCAGCCTCAAGGGGCTGACCAAGCGGTTCGGCAAGGTTCTGGCCAACGACGCCATCACCCTGGACGTCTACCCGGGCCGAATCAAGGCGCTGCTCGGCGAGAACGGGGCGGGCAAGTCGACCATGATGTCCATGCTGGCGGGCCGCTACAAGCCGGACGAGGGATGGATAGAGGTGGACGGCGAACCGGTGCGCTTCACCTCCTCCAAGGACGCCATCCGGGCGGGCATCGGCATGGTCTACCAGCACTTCATGCTCGTGGATTCCATGACCGTGGCCGAAAACGTCCTGCTCGGCCAGGAAGGGAGCTTTTTCGTCTCCCCGCGCGAGATGGAACATCGCGTGGGTGAGCTGGCCGAACGGTACGGGCTGAACATCGCCCCGGACGCGCACATTTGCGATCTGTCCATGGGCGAGCGGCAGCTGGTGGAGATCCTCAAGCTGCTCTACCGCGAGAGCCGTATCCTCATCTTCGACGAGCCCACGGCGGTCCTCACCCCGGAGGAGACCCGCAATCTTTTCGAAGCGCTGTGGCGCATGACCGAACAGGGCAAGGCGATCATCTTCATCTCCCACAAGCTGGAGGAGGTCATCGCCCTGGCCGATGAGATCGCCATCCTGCGGCGCGGCCGCATCGAGGGCGAGCTGGATCCGGCGTCCATCGAGTCCAAGGCGGACCTGGCCTCGCGCATGGTCGGCAAGGAGGTCCTGCTCGAGGTGGACCGCCAACCCGCCGAGATCGGCGACAAGGTCCTGGAGGTCAAGAATCTCACCGGGCTCGGCCTGACCGGGGTGGACCTGGACGTGCGCCGGGGCGAGATCGTGGCCCTGGTGGGCGTGGCGGGCAACGGCCAGAAGGCGCTGGTCGAGGCCGTCACCGGCCTGATCCGGCCGCCGCAGGACACGGTCTTCATCATGGGCAAGCCGTGGCGCAAGTTCTTCGCCGAATCCACCTGGAACCGGTCCATGTGCTACATCCCCGAGGACCGGCTCGGCCTGGCCACGCTGCCCAACCAGAATCTGGTGGACAACCTGCTCCTGACAACGCGCAAGGGGTTCGCCAAAGGGCCTTGGCTGGACAAGAAGAAGGCCGCCAAGCACACCACCCGGCTCATCGAGAAGTTCGACATCCGGCCCGGCCGCATCCACGCCCTGGCCTGGCAGCTGTCCGGCGGCAACCTGCAGAAGGCCGTGCTGGCCCGCGAACTCTATCGCGAGCCCAAGCTTATCGTGGCCGAGCAGCCCACCCAGGGGCTGGACGTGTCCGCCACCGAGGAGGTCTGGAACCGGCTGCTCGAGACCCGGGCAATGGCCGGGGTGCTCCTGGTCACCGGCGACCTCAACGAGGCCCTGCAACTGGCCGACCGCGTGGCGGTCATCTACCGGGGTCGGATTCTGGGCGTCCTGGACAACACGGACAAGGACATCGCCCGCAAGGTCGGCCCGCTCATGGCAGGCATCGTCGACTAA